In Camarhynchus parvulus chromosome Z, STF_HiC, whole genome shotgun sequence, a genomic segment contains:
- the PIAS2 gene encoding E3 SUMO-protein ligase PIAS2 isoform X3 produces the protein MADFEELRNMVSSFRVSELQVLLGFAGRNKSGRKHDLLMRALHLLKSGCSPAVQIKIRELYRRRYPRTTEGLSDLSAIKPAAFNLDSSSCPVEPDLAVAGIHPLPSTSVTPQSPSSPVSSVLLQDTKPHFEMQQPSPPIPPVHPDVQLKSLPFYDVLDVLIKPTSLVQSSIQRFQEKFFIFALTPQQVREICISRDFLPGGRRDYTVQVQLRLCLAETSCPQEDNYPNSLCIKVNGKLFPLPGYAPPPKNGIEQKRPGRPLNITSLVRLSSAVPNQISISWASEIGKNYSMSVYLVRQLTSAMLLQRLKLKGIRNPDHSRALIKEKLTADPDSEIATTSLRVSLMCPLGKMRLTIPCRAVTCTHLQCFDAALYLQMNEKKPTWICPVCDKKAAYESLILDGLFMEILNECSDVDEIKFQEDGSWCPMRPKKEAVKVSSQQCTKIESSSVVSKPCSVTVASEVNKKKVDVIDLTVESSSDEEEDPPTKRKCIFMSEIHGSPTKGVLMYQPSTARVPSVTTVDAAAIPPSLTDYPVPFHHPPISSISSDLPGLDFLSLIPVDSQSHLNLNKQHAWQHHHLHQPPREQHAC, from the exons aATATGGTATCAAGTTTTCGTGTTTCTGAACTGCAAGTGCTGCTGGGATTTGCTGGACGTAATAAAAGTGGTCGCAAACATGACCTCCTGATGAGGGCACTGCACTTACTGAAGAGcggctgcagcccagcagttcAGATCAAAATCCGAGAACTCTATAGGCGCCGGTACCCAAGGACGACTGAGGGACTGTCGGATTTGTCGGCTATAAAACCCGCGGCGTTCAACttggacagcagctcctgtccaGTGGAGCCTGACTTGGCTGTCGCGGGCATTCACCCACTCCCTTCCACTTCAGTCACGCCTCAGTCTCCATCCTCGCCTGTCAGTTCCGTGCTCCTCCAAGACACTAAGCCCCACTTTGAGATGCAGCAGCCATCCCCTCCGATTCCACCTGTTCATCCTGATGTTCAGCTGAAAAGCTTGCCTTTCTACGATGTGCTCGACGTGCTCATTAAACCCACGAGTCTAG tACAGAGCAGTATTCAGAGGTTCCAGGAGAAgttttttatctttgctttaACTCcacagcaggtcagagaaatcTGTATTTCCAG GGACTTTTTGCCTGGGGGCAGGAGAGATTACACAGTCCAAGTTCAGCTAAG GCTATGCCTAGCAGAGACAAGCTGCCCTCAAGAGGATAATTATCCTAATAGTTTGTGCATTAAAGTAAATGGGAAGCTGTTCCCATTGCCA GGATATGCTCCACCACCAAAAAATGGAATTGAACAGAAGCGACCTGGGCGTCCCTTGAATATCACTTCTCTGGTTAGGCTGTCATCAGCAGTGCCAAACCAGATTTCCATCTCTTGGGCTTCTGAAATTGGAAAG AATTACTCCATGTCTGTGTATCTGGTTCGCCAGCTCACCTCAGCTATGCTTTTGCAGAGGTTAAAATTGAAAGGTATCAGAAATCCTGATCATTCCAGAGCACTAA ttaAAGAAAAACTAACTGCAGATCCTGATAGTGAGATTGCCACAACCAGTCTGCGGGTCTCTCTGATGTGTCCT CTGGGAAAAATGAGACTGACAATCCCATGCCGGGCTGTGACCTGCACGCACCTGCAATGTTTCGATGCTGCTCTTTATCTTCAAATGAATGAAAAGAAGCCTACCTGGATCTGCCCTGTCTGTGACAAAAAGGCAGCTTACGAGAGCCTAATACTAGATGG cctCTTTATGGAAATCCTTAATGAATGTTCTGATGTGGATGAGATCAAATTCCAGGAAGATGGCTCCTGGTGCCCCATGAGGCCAAAGAAGGAAGCTGTGAAAGTGTCAAGTCAACAATGCACCAAAATAGAAA gttCCAGTGTTGTTAGCAAACCATGTTCCGTGACAGTGGCCAGTGAGGTAAACAAGAAGAAGGTTGATGTTATCGACTTGACAGTAGAAAGCTCTTCTGATGAAGAAGAAGATCCTCCAACCAAAAGGAAGTGCATATTTATGTCTGAAATACACGGGAGCCCAACCAAAGG GGTTCTCATGTATCAGCCATCTACTGCCAGAGTGCCCAGCGTGACGACGGTCGATGCTGCTGCTATTCCTCCTTCATTAACAGACTACCCAGTACCATTCCATCACCCACCAATATCCAGTATTTCATCAGACTTGCCAG GTCTGGATTTTCTTTCGCTAATCCCAGTTGATTCACAG TCTCACCTCAACCTTAACAAGCAGCACGCCTGGCAGCATCATCACCTCCACCAGCCACCACGAGAGCAGCACGCATGTTAG
- the PIAS2 gene encoding E3 SUMO-protein ligase PIAS2 isoform X2 has protein sequence MADFEELRNMVSSFRVSELQVLLGFAGRNKSGRKHDLLMRALHLLKSGCSPAVQIKIRELYRRRYPRTTEGLSDLSAIKPAAFNLDSSSCPVEPDLAVAGIHPLPSTSVTPQSPSSPVSSVLLQDTKPHFEMQQPSPPIPPVHPDVQLKSLPFYDVLDVLIKPTSLVQSSIQRFQEKFFIFALTPQQVREICISRDFLPGGRRDYTVQVQLRLCLAETSCPQEDNYPNSLCIKVNGKLFPLPGYAPPPKNGIEQKRPGRPLNITSLVRLSSAVPNQISISWASEIGKNYSMSVYLVRQLTSAMLLQRLKLKGIRNPDHSRALIKEKLTADPDSEIATTSLRVSLMCPLGKMRLTIPCRAVTCTHLQCFDAALYLQMNEKKPTWICPVCDKKAAYESLILDGLFMEILNECSDVDEIKFQEDGSWCPMRPKKEAVKVSSQQCTKIESSSVVSKPCSVTVASEVNKKKVDVIDLTVESSSDEEEDPPTKRKCIFMSEIHGSPTKGVLMYQPSTARVPSVTTVDAAAIPPSLTDYPVPFHHPPISSISSDLPGLDFLSLIPVDSQYCPPMFLDSLTSTLTSSTPGSIITSTSHHESSTHVSSSGRAEAGVITSGGGSAPDIISLD, from the exons aATATGGTATCAAGTTTTCGTGTTTCTGAACTGCAAGTGCTGCTGGGATTTGCTGGACGTAATAAAAGTGGTCGCAAACATGACCTCCTGATGAGGGCACTGCACTTACTGAAGAGcggctgcagcccagcagttcAGATCAAAATCCGAGAACTCTATAGGCGCCGGTACCCAAGGACGACTGAGGGACTGTCGGATTTGTCGGCTATAAAACCCGCGGCGTTCAACttggacagcagctcctgtccaGTGGAGCCTGACTTGGCTGTCGCGGGCATTCACCCACTCCCTTCCACTTCAGTCACGCCTCAGTCTCCATCCTCGCCTGTCAGTTCCGTGCTCCTCCAAGACACTAAGCCCCACTTTGAGATGCAGCAGCCATCCCCTCCGATTCCACCTGTTCATCCTGATGTTCAGCTGAAAAGCTTGCCTTTCTACGATGTGCTCGACGTGCTCATTAAACCCACGAGTCTAG tACAGAGCAGTATTCAGAGGTTCCAGGAGAAgttttttatctttgctttaACTCcacagcaggtcagagaaatcTGTATTTCCAG GGACTTTTTGCCTGGGGGCAGGAGAGATTACACAGTCCAAGTTCAGCTAAG GCTATGCCTAGCAGAGACAAGCTGCCCTCAAGAGGATAATTATCCTAATAGTTTGTGCATTAAAGTAAATGGGAAGCTGTTCCCATTGCCA GGATATGCTCCACCACCAAAAAATGGAATTGAACAGAAGCGACCTGGGCGTCCCTTGAATATCACTTCTCTGGTTAGGCTGTCATCAGCAGTGCCAAACCAGATTTCCATCTCTTGGGCTTCTGAAATTGGAAAG AATTACTCCATGTCTGTGTATCTGGTTCGCCAGCTCACCTCAGCTATGCTTTTGCAGAGGTTAAAATTGAAAGGTATCAGAAATCCTGATCATTCCAGAGCACTAA ttaAAGAAAAACTAACTGCAGATCCTGATAGTGAGATTGCCACAACCAGTCTGCGGGTCTCTCTGATGTGTCCT CTGGGAAAAATGAGACTGACAATCCCATGCCGGGCTGTGACCTGCACGCACCTGCAATGTTTCGATGCTGCTCTTTATCTTCAAATGAATGAAAAGAAGCCTACCTGGATCTGCCCTGTCTGTGACAAAAAGGCAGCTTACGAGAGCCTAATACTAGATGG cctCTTTATGGAAATCCTTAATGAATGTTCTGATGTGGATGAGATCAAATTCCAGGAAGATGGCTCCTGGTGCCCCATGAGGCCAAAGAAGGAAGCTGTGAAAGTGTCAAGTCAACAATGCACCAAAATAGAAA gttCCAGTGTTGTTAGCAAACCATGTTCCGTGACAGTGGCCAGTGAGGTAAACAAGAAGAAGGTTGATGTTATCGACTTGACAGTAGAAAGCTCTTCTGATGAAGAAGAAGATCCTCCAACCAAAAGGAAGTGCATATTTATGTCTGAAATACACGGGAGCCCAACCAAAGG GGTTCTCATGTATCAGCCATCTACTGCCAGAGTGCCCAGCGTGACGACGGTCGATGCTGCTGCTATTCCTCCTTCATTAACAGACTACCCAGTACCATTCCATCACCCACCAATATCCAGTATTTCATCAGACTTGCCAG GTCTGGATTTTCTTTCGCTAATCCCAGTTGATTCACAG TACTGTCCTCCTATGTTTTTGGATAGTCTCACCTCAACCTTAACAAGCAGCACGCCTGGCAGCATCATCACCTCCACCAGCCACCACGAGAGCAGCACGCATGTTAGCTCCTCGGGCCGGGCCGAGGCCGGCGTCATCAccagcggcggcggcagcgcgcCCGACATCATCTCCCTGGACTGA
- the PIAS2 gene encoding E3 SUMO-protein ligase PIAS2 isoform X1, whose translation MADFEELRNMVSSFRVSELQVLLGFAGRNKSGRKHDLLMRALHLLKSGCSPAVQIKIRELYRRRYPRTTEGLSDLSAIKPAAFNLDSSSCPVEPDLAVAGIHPLPSTSVTPQSPSSPVSSVLLQDTKPHFEMQQPSPPIPPVHPDVQLKSLPFYDVLDVLIKPTSLVQSSIQRFQEKFFIFALTPQQVREICISRDFLPGGRRDYTVQVQLRLCLAETSCPQEDNYPNSLCIKVNGKLFPLPGYAPPPKNGIEQKRPGRPLNITSLVRLSSAVPNQISISWASEIGKNYSMSVYLVRQLTSAMLLQRLKLKGIRNPDHSRALIKEKLTADPDSEIATTSLRVSLMCPLGKMRLTIPCRAVTCTHLQCFDAALYLQMNEKKPTWICPVCDKKAAYESLILDGLFMEILNECSDVDEIKFQEDGSWCPMRPKKEAVKVSSQQCTKIESSSVVSKPCSVTVASEVNKKKVDVIDLTVESSSDEEEDPPTKRKCIFMSEIHGSPTKGVLMYQPSTARVPSVTTVDAAAIPPSLTDYPVPFHHPPISSISSDLPGLDFLSLIPVDSQQYCPPMFLDSLTSTLTSSTPGSIITSTSHHESSTHVSSSGRAEAGVITSGGGSAPDIISLD comes from the exons aATATGGTATCAAGTTTTCGTGTTTCTGAACTGCAAGTGCTGCTGGGATTTGCTGGACGTAATAAAAGTGGTCGCAAACATGACCTCCTGATGAGGGCACTGCACTTACTGAAGAGcggctgcagcccagcagttcAGATCAAAATCCGAGAACTCTATAGGCGCCGGTACCCAAGGACGACTGAGGGACTGTCGGATTTGTCGGCTATAAAACCCGCGGCGTTCAACttggacagcagctcctgtccaGTGGAGCCTGACTTGGCTGTCGCGGGCATTCACCCACTCCCTTCCACTTCAGTCACGCCTCAGTCTCCATCCTCGCCTGTCAGTTCCGTGCTCCTCCAAGACACTAAGCCCCACTTTGAGATGCAGCAGCCATCCCCTCCGATTCCACCTGTTCATCCTGATGTTCAGCTGAAAAGCTTGCCTTTCTACGATGTGCTCGACGTGCTCATTAAACCCACGAGTCTAG tACAGAGCAGTATTCAGAGGTTCCAGGAGAAgttttttatctttgctttaACTCcacagcaggtcagagaaatcTGTATTTCCAG GGACTTTTTGCCTGGGGGCAGGAGAGATTACACAGTCCAAGTTCAGCTAAG GCTATGCCTAGCAGAGACAAGCTGCCCTCAAGAGGATAATTATCCTAATAGTTTGTGCATTAAAGTAAATGGGAAGCTGTTCCCATTGCCA GGATATGCTCCACCACCAAAAAATGGAATTGAACAGAAGCGACCTGGGCGTCCCTTGAATATCACTTCTCTGGTTAGGCTGTCATCAGCAGTGCCAAACCAGATTTCCATCTCTTGGGCTTCTGAAATTGGAAAG AATTACTCCATGTCTGTGTATCTGGTTCGCCAGCTCACCTCAGCTATGCTTTTGCAGAGGTTAAAATTGAAAGGTATCAGAAATCCTGATCATTCCAGAGCACTAA ttaAAGAAAAACTAACTGCAGATCCTGATAGTGAGATTGCCACAACCAGTCTGCGGGTCTCTCTGATGTGTCCT CTGGGAAAAATGAGACTGACAATCCCATGCCGGGCTGTGACCTGCACGCACCTGCAATGTTTCGATGCTGCTCTTTATCTTCAAATGAATGAAAAGAAGCCTACCTGGATCTGCCCTGTCTGTGACAAAAAGGCAGCTTACGAGAGCCTAATACTAGATGG cctCTTTATGGAAATCCTTAATGAATGTTCTGATGTGGATGAGATCAAATTCCAGGAAGATGGCTCCTGGTGCCCCATGAGGCCAAAGAAGGAAGCTGTGAAAGTGTCAAGTCAACAATGCACCAAAATAGAAA gttCCAGTGTTGTTAGCAAACCATGTTCCGTGACAGTGGCCAGTGAGGTAAACAAGAAGAAGGTTGATGTTATCGACTTGACAGTAGAAAGCTCTTCTGATGAAGAAGAAGATCCTCCAACCAAAAGGAAGTGCATATTTATGTCTGAAATACACGGGAGCCCAACCAAAGG GGTTCTCATGTATCAGCCATCTACTGCCAGAGTGCCCAGCGTGACGACGGTCGATGCTGCTGCTATTCCTCCTTCATTAACAGACTACCCAGTACCATTCCATCACCCACCAATATCCAGTATTTCATCAGACTTGCCAG GTCTGGATTTTCTTTCGCTAATCCCAGTTGATTCACAG CAGTACTGTCCTCCTATGTTTTTGGATAGTCTCACCTCAACCTTAACAAGCAGCACGCCTGGCAGCATCATCACCTCCACCAGCCACCACGAGAGCAGCACGCATGTTAGCTCCTCGGGCCGGGCCGAGGCCGGCGTCATCAccagcggcggcggcagcgcgcCCGACATCATCTCCCTGGACTGA
- the LOC115915798 gene encoding uncharacterized protein LOC115915798, with protein MSDVADEEQEPVTRVEEAPPYNQLPAEETRYALFTDGSCRVIGMKRRWKAAVWSPTRRVAEATEGEGESSQFAEIKAIQLALGIAEREKWPRLYLYTDSWMVANALWGWLKRWKEANWQRRGKPIWAAEEWKDIATRLEKLPVKVRHVDAHVPRSRANEEQQNNQQAKRLKPLWYGGRWSKYKYGGGLAD; from the exons ATGAGTGATGTCGCGGATGAGGAACAAGAGCCAGTGACCCGGGTTGAGGAAGCTCCACCATACAATCAGTTGCCAGCAGAAGAAACACGTTACGCTTTATTCACCGATGGTTCTTGTCGCGTCATAGGGATGAAACGGaggtggaaagcagctgtatggagTCCCACTCGACGGGTTGCGGAGGCTactgaaggagaaggtgaatCCAGTCAATTTGCTGAAATCAAAGCTATTCAACTGGCCCTAGGTattgcagagagagagaagtggccaagGCTCTATTTGTATACCGATTCTTGGATGGTAGCCAACGCTCTATGGGGATGGctgaagagatggaaagagGCGAACTGGCAGCGCAGAGGAAAACCAATTTGGGCTGCAGAAGAGTGGAAAGATATCGCTACTCGGTTAGAGAAGTTACCTGTGAAGGTTCGGCATGtagatgcccatgtccccagaaGTAGAGCTAatgaagagcagcaaaacaacCAGCAA GCTAAACGGCTGAAGCCCCTCTGGTACGGTGGGCGGTGGTCTAAGTACAAATACgggggaggcctggcagattga